Sequence from the Hamadaea flava genome:
CGGCCGCTTGGCCGCCTCGGTCAGGTTGACCAGCTCGAGCAGTTCGTCGATCCGGGCCCGGGCCGAACGCGCCGACAAGCCTTTCACCGCCGCCAGGTACGCGAGGAACTCCCGCGCGGTGAGGTGGGTGTAGACCCCGAAGTCCTGCGGCAGGTATCCGAGCGCCCGGCGCAGCAGTTCGGGTTTCGCCGTCGCGTCCACCCCGTGAAAGAGGACGCGCCCGCTGGTCGGGCGGGTGACCGTGGCCGCGATGCGCATCAGGGTGGACTTGCCCGCGCCGTTCGGGCCGAGCAGGCCGACCAGCCCGGGGCCGAACCGCAGGGTGAGGCGGTCCACGGCCCGTTTGCCGCCCGGATACACCTTGGTGATCTCATCGAGTTCCAGCACGTGCTCCAGCCGACCATTCCGGCCCGGCTCCGTGCACTACGTCCAAGGGGCGTCTGGAAGGTATGGCTAGGCCTACTGTGCCTGGTCTTCGGCCGCGCTAGGTTGATCAGGTGCCTCGGCTTGGCGGCCGGCGTGGGCTGCGATGGTGGCCCCGTGCGCTGGCCTATCTCGTCTCGTCGCCACCGGTGATGTTCACCGTCGCGGTGCCGATGGGCGTACTCGCGCTGCCGTGGCTTCTGTTGACCAGCGACGTGGGCCGGGCCTCCTTCGCCCGGACCGTCCTCCTGGGGCTGGCCGGGCTGCTGCTCGTCGCCGGGCTCGGCCCGCCGCTCGCCCGCGTGATCGCCGCGTTCGAACGATGGCGGCTCCGGCTGGCCGACCCCCGGCCGCTGCCGTCCCCGCGATCCGGCCCGGCCCGGCTGCCGTGGCTCGATCCGGTGGCATGGCGCGAGTTCGCGTACGCGATCCTCCTGGTCACCGTCCTGCCCGCGCTCTACCTGCTGACCTCGATGTCGGTGCTGCTCGCGCTGCTGTGGATCGTCGCACCGCTGCTGGCCGCCGACCAGCCGGTGTCGCTCGGCTTCAGCGAGGTCGGCAGCGCCGCCGAAGCCGTCCCCTACACGGTCGCCGGAGTGATCCTGCTGCCGGTGACGGCGTACCTGTTCCTGATCCTGGCCGACGGCCACGTCGCGCTGGCCCAGGCGCTGCTCGGTGGCGATCCCCGAGATCAGCTCGTCGAGATCGCCCGCTCCCGGTCCAGGCTGGCCGACGCGTTCGAGGCCGAACGCCGCCGGATCGAACGCGACCTGCACGACGGCGCCCAGCAGCGCCTGATCGGCCTGACCCTGCAGCTGGGCCTGGCCCGGCACGACCTACCCGCCGACTCAGCGGCCGGGCAGGCTGTCGCCGCCGCTCACGAGCAGGCCAAACAGCTCATGGTGGAGCTGCGGGAACTCATCCAGGGCATCCGGCCGCAGATCCTCACCGACCGGGGTCTGCCCGCCGCGCTTCGCGAACTCGCCGACCGCTCCCCCATCGGCGTACGCGTCATCGCCGCCGTGCCGAACCGGCTCCCGGCGCAGGTGGAGGCGACGGCGTACTTCGTCGCCGCCGAAGCGCTCGCCAACGTCGCCAAACACTCCGGCGCCACCCGGGCCGACGTCGAGGCGACCGTCTGCAATGGACTTCTGACGATCGCCGTCACCGACG
This genomic interval carries:
- a CDS encoding sensor histidine kinase; this translates as MPRLGGRRGLRWWPRALAYLVSSPPVMFTVAVPMGVLALPWLLLTSDVGRASFARTVLLGLAGLLLVAGLGPPLARVIAAFERWRLRLADPRPLPSPRSGPARLPWLDPVAWREFAYAILLVTVLPALYLLTSMSVLLALLWIVAPLLAADQPVSLGFSEVGSAAEAVPYTVAGVILLPVTAYLFLILADGHVALAQALLGGDPRDQLVEIARSRSRLADAFEAERRRIERDLHDGAQQRLIGLTLQLGLARHDLPADSAAGQAVAAAHEQAKQLMVELRELIQGIRPQILTDRGLPAALRELADRSPIGVRVIAAVPNRLPAQVEATAYFVAAEALANVAKHSGATRADVEATVCNGLLTIAVTDDGSGGADPAGGSGLTGLADRVGAIDGTTLLSSPAGGPTVLKAEIPCA